Proteins from one Gossypium raimondii isolate GPD5lz chromosome 8, ASM2569854v1, whole genome shotgun sequence genomic window:
- the LOC105791549 gene encoding protein CURVATURE THYLAKOID 1A, chloroplastic: protein MAAAAASASMSATAVLIPRVPAAVRTTRCSALPPLPPRVSTTSFSSSVKLTPESRRFPFLQTKATEDTSVDTGELFDDLKEKWDKVENKTTVLLYGGGAIVAGWLSSILVGAINSVPLLPKIMELVGLGYSGWFVYRYLLFKSSRKELATDIEALKKKIAGTE, encoded by the exons ATGGCGGCAGCAGCAGCATCAGCTTCCATGTCGGCCACCGCCGTGTTGATTCCACGTGTTCCTGCAGCCGTTAGAACAACCCGCTGTTCCGCCTTGCCGCCTCTCCCTCCTCGCGTTTCCACCACTTCCTTTTCCTCGTCCGTTAAGCTAACTCCAG AATCCCGCAGGTTTCCTTTTCTCCAAACAAAAGCAACAGAGGACACCTCTGTCGATACCGGGGAGCTTTTTGATGACTTGAAAGAAAAG TGGGATAAAGTTGAGAACAAGACCACGGTTCTTCTTTATGGTGGTGGGGCAATAGTTGCCGGTTGGCTATCATCTATTCTTGTTGGTGCCATTAACTCAGTGCCTTTG CTTCCAAAGATAATGGAGTTGGTTGGACTCGGATATTCAGGATGGTTTGTCTATAGATACCTTCTCTTCAAG TCAAGCAGGAAAGAACTAGCTACGGATATTGAGGCACTGAAGAAGAAGATTGCTGGAACTGAATAG
- the LOC105791550 gene encoding eukaryotic translation initiation factor 1A — translation MPKNKGKGGKNRKRGKNEADDEKRELIFKEDGQEYAQVSRMLGNGRCEAMCIDGTKRLCHIRGKMHKKVWIAAGDIILVGLRDYQDDKADVILKYMPDEARLLKAYGELPENTRLNEGIAGGIDEEDDGAGDDYIEFEDEDIDKI, via the coding sequence ATGCCGAAGAACAAAGGAAAGGGAGGAAAGAACCGTAAGAGGGGAAAGAACGAGGCCGATGACGAGAAACGTGAGCTTATCTTCAAAGAAGATGGCCAAGAATACGCCCAAGTCTCACGCATGTTGGGTAACGGCCGCTGCGAAGCTATGTGCATCGACGGCACCAAGCGCCTCTGCCACATCCGGGGGAAGATGCACAAGAAGGTCTGGATCGCCGCCGGCGACATCATCCTCGTCGGCCTTAGGGATTATCAAGATGACAAGGCTGACGTCATCTTGAAATACATGCCCGATGAAGCAAGGCTTCTCAAAGCTTACGGTGAGCTACCCGAGAATACCAGGTTGAATGAAGGGATTGCTGGCGGCATTGATGAGGAAGATGATGGTGCAGGCGATGATTACATCGAGTTCGAGGATGAGGACATCGACAAgatttaa
- the LOC105791552 gene encoding uncharacterized protein LOC105791552 → MAKKVRRGRMMVGKRAGPSTPSTPWPHFDSTQHLTPPPVSARTLCVNLWQLQPLSPPPIMPKLPPNLRPHHVQDKGFHADAYHRLHQPSSLRRHNAASVERSGHGFLSPVSPSVVASYNPAITSCTSLGGSGYRLKTSSELLKGFRSSTVSFIFLEGFIGFIGLQRFHFSSSC, encoded by the exons ATGGCGAAAAAGGTGAGAAGGGGGAGGATGATGGTAGGGAAAAGAGCTGGCCCCTCTACTCCATCAACGCCGTGGCCACATTTTGACTCCACCCAACACTTGACTCCTCCTCCTGTTTCCGCTAGAACACTGTGTGTCAACCTTTGGCAACTTCAACCTCTTTCCCCACCCCCCATTATGCCTAAACTGCCTCCCAACCTTCGCCCTCACCATGTTCAGGATAAGGGTTTTCATGCTGATGCTTATCATCGTCTTCATCAG CCAAGTAGCTTGAGGAGGCATAATGCAGCATCAGTTGAAAGAAGTGGGCACGGTTTTTTAAGCCCTGTATCCCCATCAGTG GTGGCATCTTATAACCCTGCAATCACGTCATGTACTTCTTTAGGAGGATCTGGTTATAGGCTTAAGACATCATCGGAGTTACTCAAG GGCTTTCGGTCTTCGACTGTTTCGTTCATCTTCCTGGAG GGTTTCATTGGTTTCATCGGTCTTCAACGGTTTCACTTTTCTTCATCCTGCTGA
- the LOC105791551 gene encoding phosphatidylinositol 4-phosphate 5-kinase 10 — protein sequence MAESEEISASDLTDSQRYWIQYSRQQCLNLPSGSVTGFEWKDYCPKVFRLIQELENISNEYYMMLICSDETLRKVSSSVRAGNMFLLSKDNRFVIRTLRKSEVRVLLEMLPDYYNHLRKFRNTVLNKLYGAHVVKPVGGAKVYFVVVANIFKSDLLMHRCYDLKGSLQGRKVEKMRFREKILHKESDLDFLFYLEPLVRHRLLKQIKYDCAFLEAAGVMDYSLMLGLHVKGSPQGLLDAGRSRSAGSQGSVDSSSSTDSSRMSCDLLSRSELYSHRSSASSFRDSIDMGSELSFGDQWLPNSSNNSSFGEEMSARGVHVPKNGTANISSEESPKSRECYDVLLYFGIVDFFQNYSVIKRIEHAYKSLQFDRKMIAAVNPKAYSSRFQEFISDIFKADDTPSLPTELTNGCR from the exons ATGGCAGAGTCAGAGGAGATTTCGGCTTCGGATTTAACAGATTCACAAAGATATTGGATTCAATATTCCAGGCAGCAGTGTCTTAATCTCCCTTCAGGATCAGTTACTGGGTTTGAATGGAAAGATTATTGTCCTAAAGTTTTCag GCTTATACAAGAGCTCGAAAATATCAGCAATGAATACTACATGATGTTAATTTGTAGTGACGAAACTCTAAGGAAGGTGTCTTCATCAGTGAGAGCTGGCAACATGTTCCTTTTGTCCAAGGACAACCGGTTTGTAATTAGAACACTACGCAAATCTGAAGTCAGG GTCCTCTTAGAAATGCTTCCAGACTACTATAACCATCTCAGAAAGTTTCGCAACACGGTCTTGAACAAGCTTTATGGTGCTCATGTCGTAAAGCCAGTTGGAGGTGCTAAG GTTTACTTTGTGGTTGTAGCAAACATATTCAAATCAGATTTATTGATGCACCGGTGTTATGACCTCAAAGGCTCATTACAAGGTCGAAAAGTTGAAAAAATGAGATTCCGAGAGAAAATTCTTCACAAGGAGTCggatcttgattttctcttttacCTTGAACCGCTGGTTCGGCATAGGCTTTTGAA GCAAATCAAGTATGATTGTGCTTTTCTCGAGGCTGCAGGTGTCATGGATTACAGTCTGATGCTTGGCTTACATGTAAAAGGATCACCTCAAG GTCTGTTGGATGCTGGACGTTCACGTTCTGCGGGCTCCCAAG GTTCTGTTGACAGTAGTTCTTCCACCGACAGCAGCAGAATGTCCTGTGACTTGTTGAGTCGAAGTGAGTTATACTCACATAGATCCTCTGCATCTTCATTTCGAG ATTCAATTGACATGGGGTCAGAATTGAGTTTTGGTGATCAATGGCTACCAAATAGCAG TAATAATTCTAGCTTTGGGGAAGAAATGTCTGCACGTGGTGTTCACGTACCGAAGAACGGAACTGCAAATATATCATCAGAAGAAAGTCCCAAGTCTCGGGAGTGTTATGATGTACTTTTGTATTTTGGAATAGtggattttttccaaaattacagCGTGATCAAGCGAATCGAGCACGCGTACAAGTCGTTGCAGTTCGACCGAAAGATGATTGCAGCTGTAAACCCGAAAGCATATTCGTCTCGGTTTCAAGAATTCATTAGTGACATATTTAAAGCGGACGACACGCCCAGTCTCCCCACAGAGCTCACAAATG GATGCAGATAA